In Erigeron canadensis isolate Cc75 chromosome 1, C_canadensis_v1, whole genome shotgun sequence, a single window of DNA contains:
- the LOC122607387 gene encoding TMV resistance protein N-like, producing the protein MVALMVTAAVIILTTLILVLMFRAVFSSPSSDRSQGITDHGGSPVPNTSCWKYDVFLSFRGEDVRKKFVDHLYTALVEQNILTYKDDETLARGDNIGSTLLKAIQNSHIALIVFSKNYADSSWCLDELAYIIKCKEERGQIAIPVFYEVDPSEVSEQKGQFGEAFSKHFMSANTDKVESWKKALVEASNIAGWDTKFVANGHEAKCIKEIVGSVLDILCPSLNSATDDDDDDDDLVGMATRLQALESELEIGSGGVRMVGIWGVGGGGKTTLATSLYMKLSANFHGCCLIENIREESKQQNGLRKLQGRILSTIFKKEIEVQSVAIGKQKIKHMLCSRNVLVVLDDVDNLEQLEALAGSTNWFGDGSRIIITTRDEHVLTAPRRKIKVCPVRLLSEEEASRLFRKTAYHEDSPVEDYDKLSLRVIKYVNGLPLALKVIGSFLNDKDKKGWLSALDKLKETPNPTVTDQLKISFDGLEPYEKELFLDIACFFRGRSKEEAMKILDACGFHPRIGVTVLIKKSLITISKYGKFEMHDLIQEMGHHIVRGEDPENLETHSRVWRSKDIKYLCAGNATMENHKIEALQYCISYKGPAQGFMRLVANLKKLRFLHVYSYHGFSYKCEGATFLSNNLKYIDLREYPASLFPESFQPRKLVVLKLNSTLQKELWKGKKDMPCLKELELMNAEALVRTPDIGGLSSLQNLVIERCESLEEIHQSLGNHTSLANLCVKSCKKLVRFPTIVQMEKLENLKISDCKALLEIPQTSRVSVYQNLPCLKELELKFLDALVRTPDFGGLPCLQKVTFSNCGSLKEIHPSIGSHSSLVYMYVHLCPKLARFPTIFRMEKLKNLELSGCGALLEFPKIKANMDSLEKLDLMYLGIEVLPSSVGRYCSNLLSLKLSNCSKLKTIEGNFHALKRLEMFALYKPKLEKFSKDLFLVNCCLEELHWVSGPDPPHLPHLLRKLDLNCCKLKDGEIPREIGELTSLKELHLKFNDFSRVDISISHLTQLKLLSLSYCKMLVELPKFPPNLAILEAEYCNSLEAIGDDIYSNCKWLCSFSVISSSVECGNFVGGKRLLESMLQGNAIEDGQCMCLMLSGVEIPKEFEPRLLKGSTYRLQLPENWFNEYTGFLFCSVIEICVPQSIGITMMGIGGSQNEQVFWEEDDQSVDDHDIWSYIMTKSIMWGESLEELYKEERKRLEESRKNKHTWMVYVPFGSLKSTAWWDQTSTAFDFSVAHLNGAGQVLKKLKSYSSGFGARLVSKKNQMKETISSEFSSDDGDYKCKFTIHRDSKSELECRF; encoded by the exons ATGGTAGCTCTCATGGTTACAGCAGCTGTGATTATACTTACAACATTAATATTAGTGCTGATGTTTAGGGCGGTGTTTTCATCCCCATCAAGTGATCGCTCACAAGGCATTACTGATCATGGAGGTTCACCGGTTCCAAACACATCGTGTTGGAAATATGATGTGTTTCTTAGTTTTAGAGGAGAGGATGTTCGCAAGAAATTTGTAGACCATCTCTACACTGCTCTTGTGGAACAAAACATCCTTACGTACAAGGATGATGAAACACTTGCTCGGGGTGATAACATCGGTTCGACTCTCTTGAAAGCCATCCAAAATTCGCATATTGCTCTCATCGTATTTTCCAAAAATTATGCCGATTCATCATGGTGTTTGGATGAACTTGCATACATCATAAAATGTAAGGAGGAGAGGGGGCAAATCGCTATACCTGTATTTTATGAGGTGGATCCCTCTGAAGTAAGTGAACAGAAAGGCCAATTTGGTGAAGCGTTTTCCAAGCATTTTATGTCGGCGAACACTGACAAAGTCGAATCATGGAAAAAAGCACTTGTTGAGGCAAGTAACATCGCTGGATGGGATACCAAGTTTGTAGCTAACGG GCATGAAGCGAAATGTATTAAAGAGATTGTTGGTTCAGTTTTAGATATATTGTGCCCATCCTTAAATTCAGccactgacgatgatgatgatgatgatgaccttgTTGGAATGGCAACTCGATTGCAGGCTTTGGAATCCGAGTTAGAAATCGGGTCAGGTGGTGTGCGTATGGTTGGGATATGGGGTGTTGGGGGTGGTGGTAAGACCACTCTTGCTACTTCTCTTTACATGAAACTATCTGCTAATTTCCATGGTTGTTGCTTAATTGAAAATATTCGGGAGGAATCGAAACAACAAAATGGTTTAAGAAAACTACAAGGAAGAATTTTAtcaactatttttaaaaaagaaattgaagtgcAGAGTGTTGCTATAGGAAAACAGAAGATCAAACATATGTTATGTAGTAGGAATGTGTTGGTTGTTCTTGATGATGTGGATAATCTTGAACAACTGGAGGCGTTAGCTGGAAGCACTAATTGGTTTGGTGATGGCAGCCGGATAATAATCACAACCAGGGATGAGCATGTGCTAACGGCTCCCCGCCGTAAAATTAAGGTCTGTCCTGTAAGGTTATTATCAGAAGAGGAGGCTAGTCGGCTCTTTAGAAAAACAGCATATCATGAAGATAGCCCTGTAGAAGATTATGATAAGCTTTCATTACGTGTGATTAAATATGTTAATGGGCTCCCATTAGCACTTAAAGTCATAGGGTCTTTTCTTAATGATAAAGACAAGAAGGGGTGGCTCAGTGCTTTGGATAAGTTGAAAGAAACACCAAATCCTACGGTCACCGATCAACTTAAAATAAGTTTTGACGGACTTGAACCTTATGAGAAAGAGTTATTCTTGGATATTGCATGTTTCTTCAGGGGGAGGAGTAAAGAAGAGGCAATGAAGATACTTGATGCTTGCGGATTTCACCCTCGTATAGGCGTCACGGTGTTGATAAAAAAGTCTCTCATAACCATTTCTAAGTACGGAAAATTTGAGATGCACGATCTAATTCAAGAAATGGGACACCACATTGTTAGAGGGGAAGATCCCGAAAATCTGGAAACACACAGCAGGGTTTGGAGGAGTAAAGATATTAAATACTTGTGTGCTGGGAATGCAACAATG GAAAATCATAAGATTGAAGCCTTACAATATTGTATATCGTATAAGGGTCCAGCACAAGGCTTTATGAGGCTTGTTGCAAACTTGAAGAAACTAAGATTCCTACATGTGTATAGCTATCACGGTTTCAGCTATAAATGTGAAGGGGCtacttttctttcaaataatttGAAGTATATTGATTTACGTGAGTATCCTGCCAGTCTTTTCCCTGAAAGTTTCCAACCAAGGAAGCTTGTTGTTCTGAAGCTGAATTCCACCTTGCAAAAGGAACTTTGGAAGGGTAAAAAG GATATGCCGTGCTTGAAGGAGCTCGAACTCATGAACGCGGAGGCACTAGTTAGGACACCTGATATTGGTGGACTCTCATCTCTTCAGAACCTAGTGATCGAACGATGTGAAAGTTTAGAAGAGATTCATCAATCACTTGGAAATCATACAAGTCTTGCTAATCTATGTGTAAAATCATGCAAAAAGCTTGTACGTTTTCCAACCATTGTTCAGATGGAGAAACTGGAGAATCTTAAAATTTCAGATTGCAAAGCTCTTCTTGAGATTCCACAGACTAGCAGAGTTTCAGTGTATCAGAATCTACCATGTTTGAAAGAGCTTGAACTCAAATTCCTTGATGCACTAGTTAGGACACCTGATTTCGGTGGACTCCCATGTCTTCAAAAGGTGACATTCTCTAACTGTGGAAGTTTAAAAGAGATTCATCCATCAATTGGGAGTCATTCAAGCCTCgtttatatgtatgtacattTGTGTCCGAAGCTTGCAAGGTTTCCAACCATTTTTCGGATGGAAAAACTGAAGAATTTAGAACTTTCAGGTTGCGGAGCTCTTCTTGAGTTTCCAAAGATCAAAGCAAACATGGATAGCTTGGAAAAATTAGATTTGATGTATCTTGGTATAGAAGTTCTCCCCTCATCAGTCGGGAGATATTGTTCCAACCTTCTTTCCCTAAAGTTGAGCAACTGTTCAAAGTTAAAAACCATAGAAGGAAACTTTCATGCCTTAAAACGTTTGGAGATGTTTGCGTTGTATAAGCCAAAACTTGAGAAGTTTTCAAAAGATCTTTTTCTTGTAAATTGTTGTCTAGAAGAGCTGCATTGGGTGTCTGGACCCGATCCTCCTCACTTGCCACATTTGTTAAGAAAGTTGGATCTCAATTGTTGTAAATTGAAAGATGGAGAAATACCTCGTGAGATTGGTGAGTTAACCAGCTTAAAAGAGCTACATCTAAAGTTCAATGATTTTTCACGAGTAGACATCAGCATCTCACATCTTACTCAGCTCAAACTACTTAGTCTGAGTTATTGTAAAATGCTTGTTGAATTACCAAAGTTCCCACCAAATCTTGCTATTCTCGAAGCAGAGTACTGCAACTCACTTGAAGCCATTGGAGATGATATATACTCAAATTGTAAATGGTTATGCAGTTTCTCAGTTATATCAAGTTCGGTAGAGTGTGGCAACTTCGTTGGTGGCAAGAGATTACTAGAATCCATGCTTCAG GGAAATGCTATTGAAGATGGTCAGTGCATGTGCCTCATGTTAAGTGGCGTAGAGATTCCCAAGGAGTTTGAACCCCGTTTGCTTAAAGGGAGTACATATAGATTGCAACTTCCAGAGAATTGGTTCAATGAATATACtggatttttattttgttctgTTATCGAGATATGTGTACCTCAATCAATAGGGATAACTATGATGGGAATTGGGGGTTCTCAAAATGAACAGGTGTTTTGGGAGGAGGATGATCAGAGTGTTGATGATCATGATATATGGAGTTATATAATGACCAAAAGTATAATGTGGGGAGAGTCTTTGGAGGAGTTGtacaaagaagaaagaaaacgGTTAGAAGAAAGCAGGAAAAACAAACATACATGGATGGTGTATGTTCCATTTGGGTCACTGAAAAGCACCGCTTGGTGGGATCAAACATCCACTGCATTTGATTTTTCTGTTGCCCATCTAAATGGAGCTGGTCAGGTGTTGAAAAAACTTAAATCTTATTCTAGTGGGTTTGGAGCTAGACTCGTTTCCAAGAagaatcaaatgaaagaaacaATCTCCTCTGAATTTTCTTCTGATGATGGTGATTATAAATGTAAATTTACAATCCACCGTGATTCAAAGTCTGAATTGGAGTGTCGATTTTAA